A genomic region of Nostoc sp. UHCC 0702 contains the following coding sequences:
- a CDS encoding calcium-binding protein codes for MSSIIGTNNSEILNGTISNDNIKGLGGNDTLYGDSGNDTLDGGTGNDSLKGGSGNDTYIVDSSGDIVSEDNGSGGNAGGVDTVKSSVSWTLGAYLENLTLTGTTAINGNGNALNNWIRGNSASNVLSGGDGNDSILGEAGDDTIYGGAGNDKVDAGAGNDYFQDRLGNNSVCAGAGNDRLDISYSSGNNHLDGGSGNDTLNAEYSTGNNTLKGGSGDDSLYADYSTGNNLLSGGDGNDYLSAFEFYPDDFGGVVAGNFSSGNNTLDGGAGDDTLDAYNSTGNNLLKGGDGNDYLYAYIYIFTNPRESDPDIPSFGNNTLDGGAGNDYLDAYNSTGNNLLDGGDGDDTLDAYSSTGNNLLNGGDGNDLLSADFSTGSNTLNGGDGDDELSANFLTSSNTLNGGDGDDELSANNSTGNHLLDGGDGNDTLSASDYYYTEPIYYGERIYSDYTGNNTLLGGAGDDYLNANYSTGDNLLDGGDGNDTLFASGEKYIQTFGLFGAIPLDIVYLPTSGDNTLNGGAGDDELNVEISKGDNTLLGEAGDDKLSANYSSGNNLLDGGDGNDSLSASGSTSYTYTYYEIDYYDDVNYTYVFKEYVVNVDVPTTGNNTLDGGAGDDNLNVDSSTGNNTLNGGTGNDSLSSRYSTGNNLLDGGDGNDSIYTSAPSSAPSDLVTQTVDGGTGDDYLNIDYSNASEGITSTFDAATTLGSITAGTNTVSYQNIERLEVTGTAYDDNISVSGYYSYYYDYDTSSYIDLKYPASGNNTLLGGAGNDSLIVDYSTGDNLLDGGDGNDYLSASGSYLGNSYTYIGYPASGNNTLLGGAGNDSLIANYSTGDNLLDGGDGNDTLSASGYLDGDGYSTYYVYASSGNNTLNGGAGDDNLNVDASTGDNLLSGGDGNDTLFASAYYFELDGFRFGYAASGNNTLDGGAGDDLLNVDGSTGTNLLSGGDGNDTLSASGYIVYIFRGYYTLDAYGNNTLDGGAGDDILNAKSSTGNNTLIGGDGNDILNDYSSIGNNLLDGGDGNDILSIISTGNNTLIGGAGDDELSANFSRGNNTLNGGTGDDSLSANNSTGNNLLDGGDGNDTLSASDYYYYEVDNYYFVERNYSYYTGNNTLNGGIGDDSLIANYSTGDNLLDGGDGNDYLSASGERYFQDTNGYVAPNPAAIVYISTSGDNTLNGGAGDDSLYVEISNGDNTLLGEAGDDELSANYSRGNNLLDGGDGNDSLSASGSTSYSYSYYDQSYDQYIVNVDVPTTGDNTLDGGAGDDYLNVSISTGNNLLLGGDGNDYLFASGASGNNTLYGGNGDDTLIGGNGNDLLYGDAGTDIFGFNSYTEGVDSLYDFDAANELIQVSADGFGGGLSIGSLLASQFSFGVSATSSDQRFIYDDNTGALYFDQDGTAGAFTQVQFAQLSAGLSLTATNFGVV; via the coding sequence ATGTCATCTATCATTGGTACCAATAACTCAGAAATCTTGAATGGCACAATTTCTAATGACAATATCAAGGGTTTGGGGGGTAATGACACACTGTATGGAGATAGTGGCAACGACACACTAGATGGTGGCACTGGCAATGATAGCTTGAAAGGTGGTTCAGGTAACGACACTTACATCGTTGACAGCAGTGGGGATATTGTCAGTGAAGATAATGGTTCAGGAGGCAATGCAGGCGGAGTTGATACAGTCAAATCATCCGTTAGCTGGACATTGGGTGCTTATTTGGAAAACCTCACTCTCACAGGTACAACAGCCATTAACGGCAACGGCAATGCACTGAATAACTGGATTAGAGGTAATTCTGCCAGTAACGTTCTCTCTGGTGGTGATGGCAATGACAGCATACTAGGAGAGGCTGGAGATGACACTATCTACGGAGGGGCAGGAAACGATAAGGTTGATGCTGGTGCTGGCAATGATTATTTCCAAGATAGGCTAGGAAATAACAGTGTGTGCGCTGGTGCTGGCAATGACAGGTTAGATATTTCTTATTCCTCTGGAAACAATCATCTCGATGGCGGTTCAGGAAATGACACTCTAAATGCAGAATATTCAACTGGCAATAACACCCTCAAAGGAGGATCAGGGGACGATAGTTTGTATGCAGACTATTCAACAGGTAACAATTTACTCTCTGGTGGCGATGGCAATGATTATCTCTCTGCCTTCGAATTTTACCCCGATGATTTTGGTGGTGTAGTTGCGGGCAATTTCTCTTCTGGCAATAACACTTTAGATGGTGGTGCTGGTGACGATACATTAGATGCTTACAATTCAACAGGCAATAACCTGCTTAAAGGAGGCGATGGCAACGATTATCTCTACGCCTATATCTACATCTTCACTAACCCAAGAGAATCCGATCCTGATATCCCCTCCTTTGGCAATAATACTTTAGATGGTGGTGCTGGTAACGATTATTTGGATGCTTACAATTCAACAGGCAATAACCTGCTTGATGGTGGAGATGGTGACGATACATTAGATGCTTACAGTTCAACAGGCAATAACCTGCTTAATGGTGGAGATGGTAATGATTTATTAAGTGCTGACTTTTCAACAGGCAGTAATACTCTTAATGGTGGAGATGGTGATGACGAGTTGAGTGCTAACTTTTTAACAAGCAGTAATACCCTTAATGGTGGAGATGGTGATGACGAGTTGAGTGCTAACAATTCAACTGGTAATCACTTGCTTGATGGTGGTGATGGCAATGATACTCTATCTGCTTCTGATTATTACTACACTGAGCCAATCTACTACGGGGAACGCATTTACTCAGACTACACTGGCAATAACACCCTACTCGGTGGCGCTGGTGACGATTACTTGAATGCTAACTATTCAACAGGTGATAATCTGCTTGATGGTGGCGATGGCAATGATACTCTGTTTGCTTCTGGTGAAAAGTACATTCAGACCTTCGGCTTGTTCGGAGCTATTCCTCTTGATATTGTTTATCTCCCAACCTCAGGCGATAACACTCTCAATGGTGGCGCTGGTGACGATGAGTTGAATGTTGAGATCTCAAAAGGCGATAACACCCTACTTGGTGAGGCTGGTGATGACAAGTTGAGTGCTAATTATTCAAGTGGCAATAATTTACTTGATGGAGGAGATGGTAATGATTCTCTTTCTGCTTCTGGCAGCACCAGCTACACCTACACCTACTACGAGATCGACTACTACGATGATGTTAATTACACATATGTTTTCAAGGAATATGTTGTAAATGTAGATGTCCCCACCACAGGCAATAACACCCTTGATGGTGGCGCTGGTGATGATAACTTGAATGTTGACTCTTCAACAGGGAATAACACCCTCAACGGTGGAACAGGCAATGATTCCTTGAGTAGCAGATATTCAACAGGTAATAACCTTTTGGATGGCGGCGATGGCAATGACTCTATTTATACTAGTGCCCCCTCTAGTGCCCCCTCAGACTTGGTAACTCAAACAGTAGATGGGGGCACAGGTGACGATTACTTGAATATTGATTACAGCAATGCTAGCGAGGGAATCACCTCAACTTTTGATGCTGCTACTACCCTTGGCTCGATTACCGCAGGCACAAATACTGTCAGCTACCAGAATATCGAGAGATTAGAAGTCACTGGTACAGCCTACGATGATAATATCTCGGTTTCTGGCTATTACTCTTACTACTACGACTACGATACCTCTAGTTATATCGATCTCAAGTATCCTGCTTCTGGCAATAACACCCTACTTGGTGGCGCTGGTAACGATAGTTTGATAGTTGACTATTCAACAGGTGATAATCTGCTTGATGGTGGCGATGGCAATGATTATCTTTCCGCCTCTGGCTCCTACTTGGGCAATTCTTATACCTATATCGGCTATCCTGCCTCTGGCAATAACACCCTACTTGGTGGCGCTGGTAACGATAGTTTGATTGCTAACTATTCAACAGGTGATAATCTGCTTGATGGTGGCGATGGCAATGATACTCTGTCTGCCTCTGGCTACTTAGATGGCGACGGCTATAGTACTTATTATGTCTACGCTTCGTCAGGTAATAACACCCTTAACGGTGGTGCTGGTGATGATAACTTGAATGTTGACGCTTCAACAGGCGATAACTTGCTCTCTGGGGGCGATGGCAATGATACTCTCTTCGCCTCTGCCTACTACTTTGAACTTGACGGATTTCGCTTTGGTTATGCCGCCTCAGGCAATAATACCTTAGATGGTGGCGCTGGTGACGATTTGTTGAATGTTGACGGTTCAACAGGTACCAATTTACTCTCTGGTGGCGATGGCAATGATACTCTGTCTGCCTCTGGCTATATTGTCTACATCTTCAGAGGTTATTATACTCTAGACGCATATGGCAATAACACTTTAGATGGTGGTGCTGGTGACGATATCTTGAATGCTAAGTCTTCAACAGGCAATAACACCCTTATTGGTGGAGATGGTAACGATATCTTGAATGATTACTCTTCAATAGGCAATAACCTGCTTGATGGTGGAGATGGTAACGATATCTTGAGTATCATTTCAACAGGCAATAACACCCTGATTGGTGGCGCTGGTGACGATGAGTTGAGTGCTAACTTTTCAAGAGGCAATAACACCCTTAATGGTGGCACTGGTGATGATTCATTGAGTGCTAACAATTCAACTGGTAATAACCTGCTTGATGGTGGCGATGGTAATGATACTCTGTCTGCTTCTGACTACTACTACTACGAGGTGGATAACTACTACTTCGTAGAACGCAATTACTCATACTACACTGGCAATAACACCCTTAACGGTGGCATTGGTGACGATTCTTTGATTGCTAACTATTCAACAGGGGATAATCTGCTTGATGGTGGCGATGGCAATGATTATCTCTCTGCCTCTGGCGAAAGGTACTTTCAGGACACGAACGGCTACGTCGCTCCAAATCCTGCTGCAATTGTTTATATCTCAACCTCAGGCGATAACACTCTCAACGGTGGCGCTGGTGACGATAGTTTGTATGTTGAGATATCAAATGGAGATAACACCCTACTTGGTGAGGCTGGTGATGACGAGTTGAGTGCTAATTATTCAAGAGGCAATAATTTACTTGATGGCGGCGATGGTAATGATTCTCTTTCCGCTTCTGGCAGCACTAGCTATAGCTACAGCTACTACGACCAAAGCTACGATCAATATATTGTAAATGTGGATGTCCCCACCACAGGCGATAACACCCTTGATGGTGGCGCTGGTGACGATTACTTGAATGTTAGCATTTCAACTGGCAATAATCTGTTATTGGGTGGCGATGGCAATGATTATCTGTTTGCTAGTGGTGCCTCAGGTAATAACACACTGTATGGTGGCAATGGAGATGATACCCTAATTGGTGGTAATGGAAATGATCTCCTCTATGGAGATGCTGGTACTGATATCTTTGGCTTCAATAGTTACACTGAAGGTGTTGATAGTCTTTATGACTTCGACGCCGCTAATGAACTGATTCAAGTATCGGCTGATGGTTTTGGTGGCGGCTTATCAATAGGTTCACTTTTAGCTAGTCAGTTTAGCTTTGGAGTATCTGCAACCAGCAGCGACCAGCGATTTATCTATGATGACAACACAGGTGCATTGTACTTTGACCAAGATGGCACTGCGGGTGCATTCACTCAGGTGCAATTTGCACAACTTTCTGCTGGACTGTCACTAACGGCAACCAATTTTGGTGTTGTCTAA